The genomic DNA tctgatatgatcaCATATTAGgcccacattaggcctgatatgggatCGTATCAAGCCCACCTTAGGCCTGATTTGGGATCGTATCAAGCCCACGTTGTCCCTGATATGAGATCATATCAGACCCTCATTTGTCATAATACTCCACTCTCAGGTCCATTAGCTATCTAAAATATTAaccttttcaaattattttattttactatacaACTACTTCGTGATTAAAATTGACAATTAAAAGTTGTACTTGAGAATCTAAATGTTTGAGAAgttgaatcccaattttgaaatatattgaccAATAAACCACGGATATGTTGCATTTCTTGTATGTCCAAGAAAATACTAAAGGGTGAGTGTTTGATCATCGCTATGAGTTGATCATGTAAAATAACAGCTCCATGATGTGTTTCTTTCTTTGTcaatgcttaaaaaaaattttaaagtgacATAAGACACTGTAGAGTCGCGATCAGTGTGGATTTATAGGTGGAAATACTTGATGTCATCTGAGGGACACACAAAGACACTTAGGTAGGGTTTGAATGGAGGGACGATTTCGCCACTAAAATAACGCTACAATTGGAGAGATACGAAGAGAGGCGAAGCATGCCCGAgctgagagagagagggagaaaaatgatGACTCCATCatcataactatttttttttaaaataaaaaagattcaAATTATAGTTCGGATGTCTGGAAAATGACAACTTAGAAGAGGAGGTTGCTGGAAGGGTTAAAATGGGAATTCCATATCACTTTACTGTGCCCTTTGATAAATACACAATTATGATATGCCTTTTGATAATTTTCATTTTCTGCGTACTCCTTTTGATAAATTGCCGTAAATAAATGAATAGTGTGTTTCAATCTCACTCATCcattaaataatatttatgatGAGATATGCACGACCTACATAGCTTATATTagctaattttttgttttaagatTTTGGTGCCCCTCCAATTTGTGGGCATGAGGCACTTGCCTCGCATGCTACATAAAAGGTCCTGGCGATCTTCACCACAGCCACTGCTTACTGTGAGATGATTCAGAATACATTGACAGGGTCTCAAAGAGGTAGCACATGTAGCTATAGGTTTATGTATGTTTGCAAAATTTGCTAAATAGAAATAGTCCTTGTACATCTTCAATTCTTTTGTGAATCATCCATGCTTAGGAGAATCAATGTGTATTTGTGCTGGCTAGGATTTGACGGCCGCTGCCTCAGTGGTCGCCACTGCTGATCATCAAGGGGAAAGCTTGTTTCATTTTTGGGCTTCATGGTGAGGGTAAGACTTGAATCTCATCAGGATTTTGTTAGGTTTTTATaccaaaacatgaaatcgaacaacCTGAAAAAACCTTTTAGGTAGGGTGAACTGGAGTTTCAGTTGCCCACTCTTCTCTTGCATAatcgtcaaaaaaaaaaattgctataGTGAACTACTTATGTCAGAATCTCAGTTGAAAAATATATGGATAAAGTTGTTTCTTCACTTCAAACACATGTTAACACACACGCTTAAGCTAATTTATACCAGGAAAAGATCAATGATAAAATTTGCTAATTTTCCACTACCATACATACAAGTTTCTCTGACAATCTTAGTCTTTCTCCAATGTTTATGCCGCAGGGTGCAGCTCTTTGCTCACACTCCATTTGTGAAGAACTTGACCAAGCACCCCATAAAATTTTATATCAATGGCTGTCCTCCTTATCTCCAGTGACATGAACCCTTGTCCATCATGGAAGAACTGAAGCTTGTCAGAGGTTGGAAATAAGACACCTCTCCATGCCTTTGAGCCTCCTCCACTTGTCAAATACTGAATTGGACTGCCAATCAAGGGATATTAGCACTAATTAGACCAAATCAATCTGTGCTTGTATTAATGGTACTAGCCATTTGGAGACTTAAACCTGTCATTACTGCTGATGTGCTCCAGGCAATGATCATGCCCATTGACATATAAATCAACACCATTTGCCTGAACAGTTTAGCAGGATCAGAACTGAGAGATAGATCAGCAAAGAGTTGGATGGATTTGATGACAAAAATTTAGACTACCATAAGGATTGGAAGCAGTGGATTTAGAAGATCCACTGTGTCCCTGTGCTCACTGACACTTCTCAAAGTATGGTGACCAACAACAATCTTCCATGCTGCTGTAGATTCTCTTAGTGCTGCATCCAAATCCTGATTGCAACAATTAGAGTTGCTTAAGTTTCACTCAAGAACATGGTGATGAACCTCAAGATTGATATTCGACCGTACCTTCAAGAGGCTCGAGGTGTACACTTCACGAGGCGCGACTCCCCTCCAATCGTAGTGATGACCCGCGGGATCAGTCCAATAAGTTTTCACAAAAGGAGATGTGTCTATCAGGAAGAACTCCACAAACTCTGTAAGAAATGAATCAGTTACCAGGCTCAAGAGAAACTAGTTGTTAAAGTGATAGTAATTTGACCTGCATTGAGGATGAAAGATCTCAAGCAAATCCATCGACTGTCGATTGATCGGAGAACTGGACTCAACTGTGCTAAAGCATCACCCCTGTAATCATGGTTGCCTAGAACTAGAAACAAAATCAAACGAATAAACGGCTACATTAGAAGTGAGCATGGCCCTGTTTTGAGGGGTAAAGTTGGATTAACTTACCACTGTACCATTGCTTTTGCAGACTCTTTGCTGTGTAGATGTCGGTGAATGACTCCTCGAAGTTCTTATCATCGACGCCGGTGAGGCCATTGGTGTAGAAATTATCGCCTGTAGAGATGACAAAATCAATATCCAGCTCCTCTCCAATTCTTCCCATCTACATTTATACACATTTGAAAAGTGAGAATTAAGCAGacaatatataaattttatattgttCATACTAAAATTTTGAAATCGATATGATATATATTTTACTGAAATATTAAATCAATAccgatataaaaaaatttaatatgatataatactATATTGAAATTTTGATATACTGTTACTATCGATACGTTCGATATATATCAATAtcaatatttattatattttccgCATCTTTCCCCTCTACCCCTAGAGACAAACACTCGAAGGATTGAGAAGAAGTAGGTAGAGATTGACCTCAGTTGCGACTAGAGATTGATTGAACTCCCCTTTTCTCCCCCAATCTCCGACGACCAAAAGGCTAAGTGAGCCATCTGGCTTGATTGGATGCTCAAACCGCGGCACATCACCAGAGCAAGGgacgagaaggaggaggagagccACGAATCTATGCATGATGGCAGCCATGACTCCcgaagaagagagggaggagcaatggatgaaaaacaaaaaaacaagaaAAGGGTTGAATGCTTGGTTAACTTCCCTTGGGAAggaattattatgtttattggatgaaaggaggaggagggggggaaTTTTCTAATATAGTGAAAAGCTATGATATCCAGTCAAAGTTTTGTAAAATATTGACCTTCCAAATAAGTCAAACAAAGGATATACTAAATAGAACAATGGTGGTCAGCCTCTCGGTAGCTATTATAGAACATTTGTGAAATgagaaatataatttttttaaaaaaaatgatcttATAAACAGTATGATATTCAAATGTAATTAGTATCGGTAGCATTATACAAGAATAGTTATTATTTATATGAAAACAGATTTAAACTCTTACCCTTCCTTTATATCTTATTTATATCTTATTGACAGAAATAAAAAAGAACTTTTATTTTCGTCATCCTCAATAACATCATAAAAATCATTCTATATTTCAAAAATCtctttgtttattattattattattattattattattttgatcaaaactatctaattaaaatagttttggttaaaattgttctaagcaattttaattaattattttaaattatatcaattttaatcaaaattatttcacATTGTAGAGATTTTACTCAAAA from Zingiber officinale cultivar Zhangliang chromosome 4A, Zo_v1.1, whole genome shotgun sequence includes the following:
- the LOC121972533 gene encoding purple acid phosphatase 17-like → MVGEVNQAFNPFLVFLFFIHCSSLSSSGVMAAIMHRFVALLLLLVPCSGDVPRFEHPIKPDGSLSLLVVGDWGRKGEFNQSLVATEMGRIGEELDIDFVISTGDNFYTNGLTGVDDKNFEESFTDIYTAKSLQKQWYSVLGNHDYRGDALAQLSPVLRSIDSRWICLRSFILNAEFVEFFLIDTSPFVKTYWTDPAGHHYDWRGVAPREVYTSSLLKDLDAALRESTAAWKIVVGHHTLRSVSEHRDTVDLLNPLLPILMANGVDLYVNGHDHCLEHISSNDSPIQYLTSGGGSKAWRGVLFPTSDKLQFFHDGQGFMSLEIRRTAIDIKFYGVLGQVLHKWSVSKELHPAA